One genomic segment of Clostridium saccharoperbutylacetonicum N1-4(HMT) includes these proteins:
- a CDS encoding YopX family protein: MSREIKFRVYDKWTKQILPVLSIDCKETFSSERGDNVLMQYTGLKDKNGKEIYEGDIIDASYINPMNKEVVKKHYLIEYGEGQYKAKLIGSSPYGDTWINFINEKGTVIANIYENPELLESEEQQ, translated from the coding sequence ATGAGTAGAGAAATTAAATTTAGAGTTTATGATAAATGGACAAAGCAAATATTGCCAGTATTAAGCATTGATTGTAAAGAAACTTTTTCAAGTGAAAGAGGCGATAATGTATTAATGCAATATACAGGCTTAAAAGACAAGAATGGAAAAGAAATTTATGAGGGAGATATTATAGATGCTAGCTATATAAATCCTATGAATAAAGAAGTAGTTAAAAAACATTATTTAATAGAATATGGCGAAGGTCAATACAAAGCAAAATTAATAGGTTCAAGCCCTTATGGAGATACATGGATTAATTTTATAAATGAAAAAGGAACCGTTATAGCAAATATCTATGAAAATCCAGAGTTGCTAGAAAGTGAGGAACAACAATGA
- a CDS encoding phBC6A51 family helix-turn-helix protein, whose protein sequence is MIISDKHIQSINLMLIGNLTNANIAKTVGVSEKTIYNWLDNKDFKAELQKRTDEFNSQQTEEGRRQILGLMPLAISNLAEIMADKSNPKFFETNKYIIDRNLGNTTTKIEQANTDSTGKNTNVDIDQLVNEIKEDNNVIDISQVK, encoded by the coding sequence ATGATAATATCTGATAAACATATACAATCAATTAATTTAATGTTAATAGGAAACCTTACAAATGCTAATATTGCTAAAACTGTAGGAGTATCAGAAAAGACTATTTATAATTGGTTGGATAATAAAGATTTTAAGGCTGAGCTTCAGAAACGTACAGATGAATTTAATTCCCAGCAGACTGAGGAAGGCAGAAGGCAAATACTAGGGTTAATGCCTTTAGCTATTAGTAATTTAGCTGAGATAATGGCCGATAAGAGCAATCCTAAGTTCTTTGAAACTAATAAGTATATTATTGACCGTAATTTAGGCAACACAACAACTAAGATAGAACAGGCTAACACTGACTCTACTGGTAAGAATACCAATGTCGATATAGATCAGCTGGTGAATGAGATAAAAGAAGATAATAATGTAATAGATATTTCCCAAGTTAAATAA
- a CDS encoding NUMOD4 domain-containing protein, giving the protein MEAWKEIKGFEGMYSISNLGNVFSVKSNKLLSVRESKEGYLRVNLNNQGKRYTFTVHRLVLESFDPIVNMDEFQVNHINEIKCDNRLSNLEWATPKENINHGKHNNKIRNYRSNNSGNCKKKVICTTTGKPFNSISEAARYYGIKAKSNITYCAKGLAQYCGILEDGRKLEWMYI; this is encoded by the coding sequence ATGGAAGCTTGGAAAGAGATTAAAGGTTTTGAAGGCATGTATAGTATATCTAACTTAGGAAACGTATTTAGCGTAAAATCAAATAAGCTATTAAGCGTTAGAGAGTCTAAAGAAGGATATCTTCGAGTTAATTTAAACAATCAAGGTAAAAGATATACTTTTACAGTTCATAGATTGGTATTAGAATCATTTGATCCTATTGTGAATATGGATGAGTTTCAAGTTAACCATATTAATGAAATTAAATGCGATAATAGATTGTCAAATCTAGAATGGGCTACACCTAAAGAAAATATAAATCATGGAAAACATAACAATAAGATAAGAAATTATAGGAGTAATAATTCTGGAAACTGTAAAAAGAAAGTTATATGTACTACGACTGGAAAGCCTTTCAACTCAATCAGTGAAGCTGCAAGGTATTATGGAATAAAGGCAAAATCTAATATAACATATTGTGCCAAGGGTTTAGCTCAATATTGTGGAATTCTTGAGGATGGAAGAAAACTCGAATGGATGTATATTTGA
- a CDS encoding DUF4062 domain-containing protein, with the protein MAKKKLQIFISSTYTDLIEERQAAVEAILGSKHITAGMELFRAGNSSQLKAIKKWIDESDLYMLILGGRYGSIEPESGKSYTQIEYEYAIEKDIPVFAVILNESFLHQKAALKAYDVFEKDNKDKYEEFKKLVETKIIKYVDDCKDIQIVIKDSISELDEEYELIGWIRSNEGDTGQLLQQLNETRLECDKLRDELKECKSNIANIKVVEIFASGEEKTTLRYTDMHTFNKFSTIELTWNEIFIIFGKIIYKDGSITNTEIKFELESAIANRYGDYSASVYDDDVIKVQIQLEKLCLIKRVNNSNFAFTESGREEFINQFVEKKK; encoded by the coding sequence ATGGCGAAAAAGAAATTACAAATATTTATATCATCAACATATACAGATTTAATAGAGGAACGGCAAGCAGCTGTAGAAGCAATTCTTGGATCCAAACATATAACTGCAGGTATGGAATTGTTTAGAGCCGGAAATTCATCACAATTAAAAGCAATAAAAAAATGGATAGATGAATCAGACTTGTATATGTTAATTTTGGGTGGAAGATATGGAAGTATAGAGCCTGAGTCAGGAAAAAGTTATACTCAAATTGAATATGAATATGCCATAGAAAAAGATATACCTGTATTTGCAGTCATATTAAATGAATCGTTCTTGCATCAAAAGGCTGCCCTTAAAGCATATGATGTTTTTGAAAAAGATAATAAAGATAAATATGAAGAATTTAAAAAACTTGTAGAAACTAAAATAATAAAATATGTAGATGATTGCAAAGATATACAAATAGTAATAAAGGATTCAATCTCTGAATTGGATGAAGAATACGAATTAATTGGTTGGATTAGAAGCAATGAAGGTGATACAGGTCAACTTTTACAGCAATTGAATGAAACAAGGTTGGAATGTGATAAGTTAAGGGATGAATTAAAAGAATGTAAAAGTAATATAGCCAATATCAAAGTTGTTGAAATATTTGCATCAGGAGAAGAAAAAACTACATTGAGGTATACAGATATGCACACATTTAATAAATTTTCAACTATTGAATTGACATGGAATGAGATATTTATCATATTTGGAAAGATAATATATAAAGATGGCAGTATAACAAACACTGAAATAAAGTTTGAATTAGAAAGTGCAATAGCAAATAGATATGGTGATTATAGTGCATCAGTTTATGATGATGATGTTATAAAGGTACAAATTCAATTAGAAAAATTATGTCTCATTAAGCGAGTAAATAATAGTAACTTTGCATTTACAGAGTCAGGCAGGGAAGAATTTATTAATCAATTTGTTGAGAAAAAGAAATAA
- a CDS encoding helix-turn-helix transcriptional regulator — MNIGLMIATERTKNNLSTRKLAETVGCSSRAIEYWESGKRKISLENADKIFKALGKTLTIGVKNNEQ, encoded by the coding sequence ATGAATATAGGATTGATGATTGCAACAGAAAGAACTAAAAATAATTTATCTACAAGAAAATTAGCAGAAACAGTTGGATGTAGTTCAAGAGCTATTGAGTATTGGGAAAGTGGTAAAAGAAAAATAAGTCTAGAGAATGCGGATAAGATTTTTAAAGCATTAGGGAAAACACTTACTATTGGTGTTAAAAATAACGAACAATAG
- a CDS encoding tyrosine-type recombinase/integrase: MSNLNEEASIRLLGKITLLLPVLEQNFSMQLEVKKIIDETLYDYEVQSKCTDLVASDIGEKASIYLACKKLEGLSQKTLDNYRLFLIKLDQFFTKPCSTISTMDLRMFLALMGKGKQASTINGYITALKGFFGWLQNEEYIIKNSAAKLKQTKVPRVILQGYKAENLEKLREACKTEKEKCLFELLDSTACRISELDNIKLDDINWQEQSIKVLGKGSKERIAYFSTKAKIHLKAYIGDRISGYLFLSDRGEHKHIKVRALQLIISKIKDRAGIDERVHCHKFRRTQATRLLNQGMRIEGVQGILGHTTPTTTQIYAQLSQENLKNEYRRLVV, encoded by the coding sequence ATGAGCAACCTGAATGAAGAAGCCAGTATAAGATTATTAGGAAAAATAACATTGTTATTACCAGTATTAGAACAAAATTTTTCAATGCAGCTTGAAGTAAAAAAAATTATAGATGAAACTCTATATGATTATGAAGTCCAAAGCAAATGTACTGACCTAGTTGCATCAGATATAGGAGAAAAAGCATCAATATATTTAGCATGTAAGAAGTTAGAAGGGTTAAGCCAAAAGACATTGGATAATTATAGATTGTTTTTAATAAAGCTAGATCAATTTTTTACAAAGCCATGTTCAACAATAAGCACTATGGATTTAAGGATGTTCTTAGCTCTAATGGGAAAAGGTAAACAGGCAAGTACAATAAATGGATATATAACAGCTTTGAAGGGCTTTTTCGGATGGTTGCAAAACGAAGAATATATAATTAAGAATTCAGCTGCCAAGTTAAAACAGACTAAGGTGCCAAGAGTAATTTTACAGGGATACAAAGCTGAAAACCTTGAAAAGTTAAGAGAAGCATGCAAAACTGAAAAAGAAAAGTGCTTATTTGAATTACTTGATAGTACTGCCTGTAGAATATCAGAACTAGATAACATTAAATTAGATGATATCAATTGGCAGGAACAGAGCATAAAGGTTTTAGGAAAAGGTAGTAAGGAAAGAATAGCTTATTTTTCGACAAAAGCTAAGATTCATTTAAAAGCTTATATAGGAGATAGAATAAGTGGATATTTATTTTTATCAGATAGAGGTGAACATAAACATATCAAAGTCAGAGCCTTACAATTAATTATAAGTAAAATAAAAGATAGAGCAGGCATTGATGAAAGAGTACATTGCCATAAATTTAGGCGTACTCAAGCAACACGATTGCTAAATCAAGGAATGCGAATTGAAGGAGTTCAGGGGATATTGGGACATACTACTCCTACAACGACTCAGATTTATGCACAGTTAAGTCAGGAGAATTTGAAGAATGAATATAGAAGATTAGTCGTATAG